One segment of Clostridium botulinum DNA contains the following:
- the agaV gene encoding PTS N-acetylgalactosamine transporter subunit IIB, protein MPNILMTRIDNRLVHGQVGVTWVNHLGANLLVVANDEVAKDSVQQNLMEMVIPDTIGIRFFSIQKTVNIINKAAPRQLIFLVCRTPQDAVRLVEGGVPIKKINIGNLHFSEGKKQISSTVFIDESDKQAFRRLKELGVQLEIRRVPDEAIDEDIYKHI, encoded by the coding sequence ATGCCAAACATATTAATGACTAGAATTGACAATAGACTAGTACATGGACAAGTAGGCGTTACTTGGGTAAATCACCTAGGGGCAAATTTACTTGTAGTAGCAAATGATGAAGTGGCCAAAGATTCTGTTCAACAAAATTTAATGGAGATGGTCATTCCAGATACTATAGGGATAAGGTTTTTCTCGATACAAAAGACTGTAAATATAATAAACAAAGCAGCACCAAGACAATTGATTTTCTTGGTATGTAGAACTCCACAAGATGCAGTAAGATTAGTTGAGGGAGGAGTTCCTATAAAAAAGATAAATATAGGTAATTTACATTTCAGTGAAGGAAAGAAACAAATTTCTTCTACTGTTTTTATAGACGAAAGTGATAAACAAGCTTTTAGAAGACTCAAAGAATTAGGAGTTCAACTAGAAATAAGAAGAGTACCTGATGAAGCAATAGATGAAGATATTTATAAACACATATGA
- the nagA gene encoding N-acetylglucosamine-6-phosphate deacetylase, whose translation MLITNCNIIYLDKIEKGSVIIQDGKIKKINPSNFTNNEINQIIDAKGLYLSPGFIDAHIHGAGGCDTMDGTIDSINTIAKTIAKHGTTSFVPTTMTVSISDINKSMRVIKLLKEKGSKGAHVLGAHLEGPFINSNAIGAQNPNYILPPSISTYKSMVKDCEDSVISLTLAPELDGSKDLIKYLSNKGIICSLGHTKATYEETIDAIKCGATHSTHLYNAMPSFTHRNPGIIGAIFDSDIKTETISDGIHISYPALRIAYKQKGTDNVLLITDAMMACCMPDGKYKLGGQDVIVKNGAARVKSGSLAGSILTLNKAIKNIYKNSDLPLNEIVKMASYNPAKHCKVDNHKGLIKEGYDADLVLFDDNINIKKVFISGKEFY comes from the coding sequence ATGTTAATTACAAATTGCAACATTATTTATTTAGATAAAATAGAAAAAGGTTCTGTTATTATTCAAGATGGTAAAATAAAAAAAATTAATCCGTCTAATTTTACTAATAATGAGATTAATCAAATTATAGATGCAAAAGGTTTATACCTTTCACCTGGATTTATAGATGCACATATTCATGGTGCTGGTGGATGTGATACTATGGATGGAACAATAGATTCTATAAATACAATTGCAAAAACAATAGCCAAGCATGGTACAACATCCTTTGTTCCTACTACTATGACAGTTTCAATTAGTGATATTAATAAGTCTATGAGAGTTATTAAATTATTAAAAGAAAAAGGTTCAAAAGGTGCTCATGTTTTAGGAGCTCATTTAGAAGGTCCTTTTATAAATTCAAATGCAATTGGTGCTCAAAATCCTAATTACATTTTGCCACCATCAATATCAACTTATAAATCTATGGTTAAGGATTGTGAGGACTCTGTTATCTCACTTACATTGGCACCAGAACTTGATGGCTCTAAAGATTTAATTAAATATCTTTCTAACAAAGGAATTATCTGTTCATTAGGCCATACAAAAGCTACTTATGAAGAAACAATAGATGCAATAAAATGTGGTGCTACTCATTCAACTCACCTTTATAATGCAATGCCTTCCTTTACTCACAGAAATCCGGGGATTATAGGCGCTATATTTGATAGTGATATAAAAACAGAAACTATTTCAGATGGAATTCATATCTCATATCCTGCATTGAGAATTGCTTATAAGCAAAAAGGTACAGATAATGTTTTGTTAATAACTGATGCTATGATGGCATGTTGTATGCCTGATGGAAAATATAAATTAGGTGGGCAAGATGTTATAGTTAAAAATGGCGCAGCAAGAGTTAAGTCTGGATCTTTAGCAGGTTCAATACTAACCCTTAATAAAGCTATTAAAAATATTTATAAAAATTCAGATTTGCCTTTAAATGAAATTGTAAAAATGGCTTCATATAATCCAGCTAAACATTGTAAGGTAGATAATCATAAGGGATTAATTAAAGAAGGTTACGATGCTGATTTAGTATTATTTGATGATAATATAAACATAAAAAAAGTATTTATTTCAGGAAAAGAATTTTATTAA
- a CDS encoding prephenate dehydrogenase, with the protein MRVVIVGLGVIGGSFAMALKDADYKDVYGIDNNKETLLKAEKLNLIKRGYTDGNEILKDADLIIISIYPKLVKDFIKNNIDNFKDGAVITDATGIKKLFINDIVNILPSNIDFVFGHPMAGREKKGIDFASSDVFKGANYILTPTSKNKEANLKLVENLAYEIGFKRVKRISPEFHDEMIGFTSQLPHSLAVALVNSDLEGRDTGSFIGDSYRDLTRIANINEDLWSELFLGNKENLLKSIESFECELDKIKDAIKHDDKESLKKLFIKSTKRREKL; encoded by the coding sequence ATGAGAGTAGTAATAGTAGGTCTTGGAGTAATAGGTGGATCTTTTGCAATGGCATTAAAAGATGCGGATTATAAAGATGTTTATGGCATAGACAATAATAAAGAGACATTATTAAAAGCTGAAAAATTAAATTTAATAAAAAGAGGATATACTGATGGAAATGAAATTTTAAAAGATGCGGATTTAATTATAATATCAATATATCCTAAGCTTGTTAAAGATTTTATTAAAAATAATATAGATAATTTTAAAGATGGGGCAGTAATAACTGATGCAACTGGAATAAAGAAGTTATTTATAAATGATATAGTTAATATATTACCTTCAAATATAGATTTTGTATTTGGGCACCCAATGGCTGGAAGAGAAAAAAAGGGAATAGATTTTGCAAGCAGTGATGTTTTTAAGGGGGCTAACTATATTTTGACTCCAACTTCAAAAAATAAAGAGGCTAATTTGAAGTTAGTAGAAAATTTAGCATATGAAATAGGTTTTAAAAGAGTTAAAAGAATAAGTCCAGAATTTCATGATGAAATGATAGGATTTACTAGTCAATTGCCCCATTCACTAGCAGTAGCTCTTGTAAATAGTGATTTAGAGGGAAGGGACACTGGAAGTTTTATTGGTGATAGTTATAGGGATTTAACTAGAATTGCTAATATAAACGAAGATTTATGGAGTGAACTTTTTTTAGGAAATAAAGAAAATCTATTAAAATCCATAGAATCATTTGAATGTGAACTAGATAAAATAAAAGATGCAATAAAACATGATGATAAAGAATCTCTAAAAAAATTATTTATAAAATCAACTAAGAGACGTGAAAAATTATAA